A single genomic interval of Primulina huaijiensis isolate GDHJ02 chromosome 7, ASM1229523v2, whole genome shotgun sequence harbors:
- the LOC140980989 gene encoding aspartic proteinase A1-like has product MGMRFKALAFSLFLSSFLFSLAFSASNDGLVRIGLKKLNLDQNNRLATHLESKEGEESKALRRKYIFRGRLGDSADDDIVGLKNYLDAQYFGDIGIGTPPQKFTVIFDTGSSNLWVPSSKCYFSVACYFHGKYKAGRSSSYKKNGKSAAIHYGTGAISGFFSEDHVKVGNLVVKGQEFIEATREPGITFLVAKFDGILGLGFKEISVGNATPVWYNMVEQGLVKEPVFSFWFNRNPEEEEGGELVFGGVDPNHYKGKHTYVPVTQKGYWQFDMGDVLIDGEESGYCNGGCSAIADSGTSLLAGPTTVVAMINHAIGAAGIVSQECKAVVEQYGQTIMDLLISEAQPKKICSQVGLCTFDGRHGVSAGIESVVDEKNGVSSGLHDAMCSACEMAVVWMQNQLRQNQTQDRILNYVNELCERLPSPMGESSVECGSISSMPNVSFTIGGKVFDLSPKEYILKVGEGASAQCISGFTGLDIPPPRGPLWILGDMFMGRYHTVFDYGNLRVGFAEAA; this is encoded by the exons ATGGGAATGAGATTTAAAGCTCTAGCCTTCTCCTTGTTCCTTTCAAGCTTCTTGTTTTCTCTTGCCTTTTCTGCATCAAATGATGGCTTGGTCAGAATTGGACTGAAGAAGCTGAATTTGGATCAAAACAATAGGCTTGCTACTCATCTTGAGTCCAAAGAAGGGGAGGAATCGAAAGCTTTGAGAAGGAAGTACATTTTCCGAGGCAGGCTCGGGGATAGCGCAGACGATGATATCGTAGGATTGAAGAACTACTTGGATGCTCAGTACTTTGGTGACATTGGAATTGGCACTCCTCCACAAAAATTCACTGTGATTTTCGATACTGGTAGCTCTAATCTGTGGGTGCCATCCTCGAAATGCTATTTTTCT GTTGCATGTTACTTCCACGGAAAGTACAAGGCAGGACGGTCGAGTTCTTACAAAAAGAATG GAAAATCCGCTGCAATACATTATGGGACAGGAGCTATATCTGGATTCTTTAGCGAGGATCACGTCAAAGTTGGGAACCTAGTTGTCAAGGGCCAG GAATTCATTGAGGCAACACGAGAACCTGGTATTACATTTTTGGTGGCAAAGTTTGACGGCATACTGGGACTTGGTTTCAAAGAGATCTCGGTTGGAAATGCCACCCCAGTATG GTACAACATGGTTGAACAAGGTCTTGTCAAGGAGCCCGTGTTCTCATTTTGGTTTAACCGTAATCCGGAGGAAGAAGAGGGGGGTGAACTGGTTTTTGGTGGAGTTGATCCTAATCATTACAAGGGTAAACACACGTATGTTCCAGTGACCCAGAAAGGCTATTGGCAG TTTGACATGGGTGATGTTCTCATTGATGGTGAAGAGAGTG GTTACTGCAATGGTGGATGTTCAGCTATCGCAGATTCTGGAACTTCTCTCTTAGCAGGTCCAACT ACGGTGGTTGCTATGATTAATCATGCTATTGGAGCTGCTGGAATTGTCAGCCAAGAATGCAAGGCTGTGGTCGAACAATATGGGCAGACAATTATGGATTTACTAATTTCAGAG GCACAACCAAAGAAGATTTGTTCCCAAGTTGGTCTATGCACTTTTGATGGACGTCATGGCGTTAG TGCGGGCATTGAGAGTGTAGTAGATGAGAAAAATGGCGTATCATCTGGTTTGCATGATGCTATGTGTTCTGCGTGTGAAATGGCTGTTGTTTGGATGCAAAATCAACTGAGGCAGAATCAGACACAAGATCGCATCTTGAACTATGTCAATGAG CTCTGCGAACGGCTTCCAAGTCCAATGGGAGAATCCTCTGTTGAGTGTGGAAGCATTTCTTCTATGCCTAATGTTTCCTTCACAATCGGTGGAAAAGTTTTTGATCTGTCCCCAAAAGAG TACATACTCAAAGTGGGAGAGGGCGCTTCAGCACAGTGCATCAGTGGTTTCACGGGTTTAGATATTCCTCCGCCTCGTGGGCCTCTTTG GATCTTGGGTGATATGTTTATGGGTCGGTACCACACTGTGTTTGATTACGGGAACCTGAGAGTCGGATTCGCTGAAGCGGCATGA
- the LOC140981858 gene encoding probable F-box protein At4g22030: protein MATLKSSILSKTSVSSSSSSQQKRVIRAAINIPKRVASISLPELRTSGLDGLELHSSIEKRLSPISINSTGFKRFENNGADPMVMAKIYAILEAVADRVEMHNNIGDQRTHWNSLLLTSINAITLAAATMAGIAAISVGAPAVALKLSSTSMYVAATGMLSIVNTIQPSQLAEEQRNAARLFKQLQNQIQTMIRVGIPTAVDVKELMEKVLALDKAYPLPLLGVMLEKFPETVEPAVWWPTKQRRRQSKGIAGNKDFNGWNGKLEGEMREIVNVMRIKDREDYLKLASKALKLNKILAITAPVLTGLAALGSTFVGSPSHGDWAVMLGVLGGSLASLVNAFEHGGQIGMVVEMYRSNAGLFKLMEESIESNLREEDLERRENGELFETKVCLQLGRSLSQLRDLAAASASKGIEIDEFASKLF, encoded by the coding sequence ATGGCAACCTTAAAATCTTCGATCTTATCGAAGACATCcgtctcttcttcttcttcgtccCAACAAAAAAGAGTTATTCGGGCAGCTATTAATATCCCGAAACGGGTCGCCAGTATTTCTCTTCCAGAGCTCCGAACAAGTGGTTTGGATGGACTCGAACTCCACAGCAGTATTGAAAAACGGCTGAGTCCCATTAGTATTAACAGTACtggttttaaaagatttgagaaTAATGGCGCGGATCCTATGGTGATGGCAAAGATTTACGCTATCTTGGAGGCAGTTGCAGACAGAGTTGAAATGCATAACAATATCGGAGATCAAAGAACCCATTGGAATAGTCTTCTTTTGACTTCAATCAATGCGATCACTCTGGCGGCTGCAACGATGGCAGGAATTGCCGCCATAAGCGTTGGAGCTCCGGCGGTTGCTTTGAAGCTTTCTTCGACTTCCATGTACGTGGCCGCAACCGGGATGCTGTCGATCGTGAATACAATTCAGCCGTCTCAGCTTGCGGAAGAACAAAGAAACGCTGCCAGGCTGTTCAAGCAGCTTCAGAATCAAATCCAGACGATGATTCGTGTAGGAATCCCTACGGCGGTTGATGTGAAGGAACTGATGGAAAAGGTGTTAGCTCTGGATAAAGCTTATCCTCTCCCTCTCCTTGGGGTAATGCTGGAAAAATTCCCGGAGACTGTGGAGCCTGCAGTCTGGTGGCCGACGAAGCAACGACGGAGGCAGTCAAAAGGGATAGCTGGGAACAAAGATTTCAACGGCTGGAACGGCAAATTAGAGggtgaaatgagagagataGTGAACGTGATGAGAATAAAAGATAGAGAAGACTACTTGAAATTGGCCAGTAAagcattaaaactcaacaaaattcTGGCCATCACGGCCCCAGTGCTGACGGGTTTAGCGGCCCTAGGTTCCACATTCGTGGGCTCACCATCCCATGGCGATTGGGCGGTGATGCTGGGAGTATTAGGCGGCTCGTTGGCGAGTCTTGTGAATGCATTCGAACACGGCGGGCAAATAGGAATGGTGGTCGAAATGTACCGGAGCAACGCGGGACTCTTCAAGCTGATGGAAGAATCGATTGAGTCGAACCTGAGGGAAGAGGATTTGGAGAGAAGGGAGAACGGAGAACTATTTGAAACCAAGGTGTGTTTGCAGTTGGGAAGAAGCTTGTCGCAGCTGAGAGATCTTGCGGCGGCGTCCGCCAGTAAAGGGATAGAGATAGATGAGTTTGCGAGCAAGCTTTTCTGA
- the LOC140980337 gene encoding uncharacterized protein yields MIQLLFALVLSEMALIVVFVFKTPFRKLVIMGLDRVKRGRGPIVVKTVAGTVFVVMMSTVYSALKIQRRWTDDGEVNPTDQILLAKNLLEASLMGFSLFLALMIDRLHHYIRELRVRRKTMEAVKKQSRVFEDGKPPVSEDIKALEAETSSLHKRIQQLETNLEEKSKEASNAEASAFALKKQSEGFLLEYDRLLEENQNLRSQLQSLDRRLSHSNSKKVT; encoded by the exons ATGATACAGTTGCTGTTTGCTCTGGTATTGTCGGAGATGGCGTTGATAGTTGTGTTCGTGTTCAAGACGCCGTTTAGGAAGCTAGTGATAATGGGTTTGGACCGGGTCAAACGGGGCCGCGGCCCGATTGTGGTGAAGACGGTGGCGGGAACCGTTTTTGTGGTGATGATGTCTACTGTGTACAGTGCGCTGAAGATCCAGAGACGCTGGACAGACGATGGTGAGGTTAATCCCACGGATCAGATTCTTCTGGCGAAGAACCTTCTTGAAGCTTCTCTCATGG GATTCTCCTTATTCCTTGCATTGATGATTGATAGACTACATCATTATATCCGAGAACTGCGCGTAAGGAGAAAGACAATGGAAGCAGTAAAGAAACAAAGTCGGGTTTTTGAGGATGGTAAGCCTCCAGTTTCTGAGGACATCAAAGCACTGGAAGCAGAGACATCATCGTTGCACAAGAGGATCCAGCAGCTCGAGACAAACCTTGAAGAAAAGTCTAAAGAAGCAAGCAATGCAGAAGCCAGTGCTTTCGCTTTGAAAAAACAATCAGAAGGATTTCTTCTTGAATATGACAGATTGCTTGAAGAAAACCAGAACCTTCGAAGCCAGTTGCAATCTCTAGACCGGAGATTGTCCCATTCAAACAGCAAGAAAGTTACGTGA
- the LOC140980110 gene encoding WRKY transcription factor 6-like produces MGEGWGLTLENPDPTAFFGNQTAAFDRRKAGLIMFPVNSSCKEEQAMSSSGAERRLALGELDFFSEKKRPVNDCSPFVKKEDSSADVNTGLQLVTGKTGRDQSTVDNGIYSSNTECHKRAKHEVAQLKVELERMNAENHRLRGMLTQISNSYTGLQTHLASLMQRQQNSTTPNTQEHVHEIVDRNSEEKKQENGGVLKAPRQFSDLSPGAANKLASERYSNSTSEEKSQSGSPKVAELLPRSKRIGREESPEIEDWSPNKVPKLYPSKRDHESGEATMRKARVSVRARSEAPMIPDGCQWRKYGQKMAKGNPCPRAYYRCTMAVGCPVRKQVQRCATDQTILVTTYEGTHNHPLPPTAMAMVSTTSAAADMLLSGAIPSSDVLMNPNFLARTMVPCSPNMATISASAPFPTVTLDLTQSPNSMPFQRPQAQFHVPFPITPHQNIASISTPPIPQILGQVMFNESKFSGLHMSKDGPSLQQPQLHPVANHTLFENTLSATTAAITADPNFTTALAAAISSIIGGTSHPKGNADTTASHEKNSLHGK; encoded by the exons atgggGGAAGGATGGGGTCTTACCCTCGAAAATCCTGATCCAACAGCGTTTTTCGGGAACCAGACTGCAGCGTTTGATCGTCGGAAGGCCGGTTTGATTATGTTTCCTGTTAATTCCAGTTGTAAGGAAGAGCAAGCTATGTCTTCGTCCGGTGCAGAACGGCGGTTGGCGTTGGGTGAATTAGATTTCTTCTCTGAGAAGAAAAGGCCTGTTAACGATTGCAGTCCTTTTGTGAAGAAGGAAGATTCAAGTGCGGACGTGAAT aCTGGTTTGCAACTCGTGACTGGAAAAACTGGAAGGGATCAATCTACGGTGGATAATGGGATATATAGTTCTAATACAGAATGTCATAAACGAGCCAAACATGAG GTGGCTCAGCTCAAAGTCGAGCTTGAAAGAATGAACGCTGAAAATCACAGGTTACGGGGTATGCTTACTCAAATCAGTAACAGTTATACCGGCCTGCAGACGCATCTTGCCTCGTTGATGCAACGCCAACAAAACTCAACGACCCCGAACACACAGGAACACGTGCACGAG ATCGTTGACAGAAATTCTGAAGAGAAGAAACAAGAAAATGGAGGGGTGCTGAAGGCTCCTAGACAGTTCTCGGACCTGTCCCCAGGTGCCGCCAATAAATTGGCCAGTGAGCGATATTCTAACTCAACATCCGAGGAAAAATCTCAGTCAGGATCCCCGAAAGTCGCAGAACTGTTGCCGAGGAGTAAGAGGATTGGCCGGGAGGAGAGCCCGGAAATTGAAGACTGGTCTCCGAACAAGGTTCCAAAGTTGTATCCCTCGAAGCGTGATCATGAGTCCGGTGAGGCCACCATGAGAAAAGCGCGTGTCTCGGTTCGAGCACGATCGGAAGCTCCCATG ATTCCAGATGGATGTCAATGGAGAAAGTACGGGCAGAAGATGGCTAAGGGTAATCCATGTCCACGAGCATATTATAGGTGCACCATGGCAGTCGGTTGTCCAGTACGCAAACAA GTCCAGAGGTGTGCAACAGATCAAACAATCTTGGTCACGACCTACGAGGGAACACATAACCACCCACTGCCTCCCACAGCCATGGCCATGGTCTCCACCACATCAGCGGCGGCAGACATGCTTCTTTCCGGCGCCATACCAAGCTCCGACGTGTTGATGAACCCAAATTTTCTAGCAAGAACCATGGTTCCTTGTTCACCGAATATGGCTACAATCTCCGCTTCAGCTCCATTTCCAACTGTCACACTTGACCTCACACAATCTCCAAACTCGATGCCATTCCAAAGACCACAAGCTCAATTCCACGTCCCATTTCCGATTACTCCCCATCAAAACATCGCCTCCATTTCGACTCCGCCGATTCCTCAGATATTAGGCCAGGTCATGTTCAATGAGTCCAAGTTTTCGGGTCTCCATATGTCTAAGGACGGTCCATCGCTGCAGCAACCACAACTTCATCCGGTGGCAAATCACACATTATTTGAAAACACCCTCAGCGCGACAACGGCGGCAATTACAGCCGATCCCAACTTCACCACCGCTCTTGCTGCCGCCATCTCCTCAATCATTGGTGGAACATCTCATCCGAAAGGCAACGCAGATACAACTGCCAGCCACGAAAAAAACAGTTTACATGGAAAATAA